Below is a genomic region from Pseudomonas frederiksbergensis.
GCTCGCTGGTAATCCAGCGCCATATCGACATTGCCTTTCCACACCATGTCTTCAATGACCGGCCTGGGCTTGATGATCTGCTGAATACTCGCCAGTTCGACAGTTTTCGGCGCCTCCCCATTGGCCAGGGTCACTTTGCCGGCTTCGGCAGCCCGCAGTGATTTGGCTTTTTCGCCGGTATAGGCATCCTGCTTGACCAGCAACTCCTGATCGCTTTCCAGCGTTTTGACCTGCTTCCAGTCAATCGCTATCGCCCCGGCGTATTCAGTCTGAATCAACAGCTTCCCGCCGTCGAAGACCTTGATCTTGCCACTCAAGCGGTCACCGTTTTTCAACCAGACCGTATCGGCCAGCAAGGGCGTAGAAGCACTGATAACGGCGAGACACATCAGGGTTCTGGACAACATAAACAAGGACAAGACTCAGGTTTGCTGTAAGGAGGCGGTATTATCCCCTCCGTAAATGCCTTGGCAAGGACTGACCCAAGCATTTGTTTTGAGTTGATTTCTCATTCGCCCGCTGAAGATTTACTCTAGAGAAAGCCTCAACACCTTCATCAGGAAGCGGCAACGTGACTGACGCCAACAATGAAACCGAAAACCCGGCACAGATGCGCCGAACCACGCTCTACCTGACCCTGGCCCAGGTTCCGGAAGGCAAAGTGGTGAGTTACGGTCAGCTCGCCGAACTGGCAGGCCTGGGGCGGGCCGCGCGTTGGGTGGGACGCACATTGAGTCAGTTGCCCGGCGACACCAAACTGCCCTGGCACCGCGTATTGGGTGCCGGCGGTCGCCTCAGCTTGCCAGTGGGCAGCCCCTCAGGGGATGAACAGCGGGCACGCTTACACATGGAAGGGGTCAGTATCCTGAACAATCGCGTTGATATTCAGCGTCATGGCTGGCGTCCGGTAGAGCACAGCGGTTAGAGTGCGCGCTTTGTTTTCGCAATTTTGAGGCAGACTCCAGCCCATGCCCCGTAAAACCTGGCGCGCCGCGCTCGCTGCTTATGCCAGCCCCTCGACGCTCGTACTGTTGCTACTGGGTTTCGCCGCCGGCCTACCCTACATGCTGGTGTTCTCAACGCTTTCCGTCTGGCTGCGTGAGGCTGGTGTCGCCCGTGAAACGATTGGTTATGCAAGCCTGATCGGGCTGGCCTACGCGTTTAAATGGGTGTGGTCGCCACTTCTCGACCAGTGGCGCCTGCCATTACTCGGCAAACTCGGCCGACGACGCTCCTGGCTGGTCCTGGCGCAGATACTGCTGATCCTCGGCCTGATCGGCATGGGTTTCTGCGACCCGCAAAAACACCTGTCCTGGCTGATTGCGATTGCCGTTCTGGTCGCATTCGCCTCCGCCACCCAGGATATTGCCGTCGATGCCTATCGCCTGGAAATTGTCGACGACACGCGCCAGGCAGCACTGGCGGCCAGTTATATGTCCGGCTATCGGGTCGCGGCCCTCCTGGCGACAGCGGGCGCGCTATTCATTGCCGAAGGCTTCGGTTCCACCGGATTCAATTACAAACACTCGGCCTGGACCGGCACCTACGCGCTGTTCGGCCTGCTGATGATCCCGGCGCTGGTGACCACCCTGCTCATGCGCGAGCCCCCCGTGCCGCTGCGCACCCAACTGTCCGCCGGACGCTACAGCTTTGCGCACCAACTGGTGTCGGTATTCGTACTCATCGTCTTGCTGGTATCCGTACCCGCGATGTTTACTCAGCTCTACAACACTGACTTCGCCAGCGTGATCACGGGCGCCATGAGCCCAATGGATCTACTGCTGGAAGATCGAGCGTTTCTACGGGCGCTGCTCTACATCATCCTGACCAGCCTGTGCCTCTCTGCCATGGGACGCCGCGGCCTGGCCCCGGTGCTGACGCCCGTCAACGACTTTGTTGTACGCTACCGCTGGCAGGCCTTTCTGCTGCTAGGCCTGATCGCCACCTATCGGATGTCCGACACCGTCATGGGCGTAATGGCCAACGTGTTTTACATCGACCTGGGCTTCACCAAGGATCAGATCGCCGGCGTCAGCAAGATCTTCGGCCTGATCATGACCCTGATAGGCGCCGGCATGGGCGGCCTGCTGATCGTGCGCTTCGGCATTCTGCCGATTCTGTTCATCGGCGGGTTCGCGTCAGCCGCCACCAACCTGCTGTTTGTGATGCTCGCCGACATGGGCGCCAACCTGGAGATGCTGATCGTCACCATCTCCCTGGACAACTTCAGTTCGGGCATGGCCACCTCAGCCTTCGTCGCCTACCTGTCGAGCCTGACCAACCTGAAGTTTTCCGCGACCCAGTACGCCCTGCTCAGCTCGATCATGCTCCTGCTGCCACGCCTGATCGGCGGCTACTCTGGAGTCATGGTGGAGAAGTACGGTTATCACAACTTCTTCATCATCACGACGCTGCTTGGCGTGCCGACCCTGCTATTGATCGCCCTGCACTGGTTCCAGGAAAACCGTCGCGAAGGTCCGACACCAACGCCCGAGCCGGCCCAGACCGCTACCGCCGCAGAAGAATCGTAAGAACCCTCGAAGGCGCGGGAGTTTCCCCGCCTTCGAGCCACGCCGCCGGCCGCAATCCTGTACGCCAGCAAATCTCGCCCGTACAATGCTCCGTCATTTCTAGTCTTCAGCAACCGACAACGGCCTACCATGCGTACCAGTCAATATTTGCTCGCCACACAGAAAGAAACGCCTTCCGATGCGGTCGTCATCAGCCATCAGCTGATGCTGCGCGCCGGCATGATCCGCAAACTCGCCTCCGGCCTGTACACCTGGCTGCCGATGGGCTTGCGAGTGATGCGCAAGGTCGAAGCCGTCGTTCGTGAAGAAATGAACGCCGCCGGCTCTCTCGAAGTGTTGATGCCGAGCACTCAACCGGCTGAGCTGTGGCAGGAATCCGGTCGCTGGGAAGAGTACGGCCCTGAATTGCTGCGCTTCAAGGATCGCCACGGTCGCGACTTCTGCGCCGGCCCGACTCACGAAGAAGTGATCACCGACCTGATGCGCAACGAGTTGAGCAGCTACAAGCAGCTGCCGATCAACCTGTACCAGATCCAGACCAAATTCCGCGATGAAATCCGCCCACGCTTCGGTTTGATGCGCGGCCGCGAGTTCATCATGAAGGACGCCTACTCGTTCCACGCTGATCAGGCATCGCTGCAGGTCACTTACGACCGCATGCATCAGGCCTACTGCAACGTCTTCACCCGACTCGGCCTGAAATTCCGCCCGGTTGAAGCCGACAACGGCTCCATTGGTGGCGCCGGCTCCCACGAGTTCCATGTACTGGCCGAATCCGGCGAAGACGACATCGTCTTCAGCAACGGTTCCGACTACGCAGCGAACATCGAAAAAGCCGAAGCCGTGCCACGCGAGACTTCTCGCCCTGCACCTGCCGAAGAACTGCGCCTGGTCGACACACCGAACGCAAAAACCATCGCGCAACTGGTGGAAGGCTTCAATCTGCCGATCGAAAAAACCATCAAGACCTTGGTGGTTCACGCCGAAGAAGCCGGCAAGCTGATCGCGCTGATCATTCGTGGCGACCACGAACTCAACGAAATCAAGGCCGCCAACCAGCCTGGCGTTGCCAGCCCACTGGTCATGGCCTCCGAAGCTGAACTGCGTGACGCTATCGGTGCCGGCGCTGGCTCTCTCGGCCCGCTGAATCTGCCATTGCCAATCATCATCGACCGCTCCGTCGAGCTGATGAGCGACTTCGGCATCGGTGCCAACATCGACGACAAGCACTACTTCGGCGTGAACTGGGAGCGCGATCTGCCAGTACCGACCGTGGCCGACCTGCGTAACGTCGTGGCCGGTGACCCGAGCCCTGACGGCAAAGGCACCCTGGAAATCAAACGCGGCATCGAAGTCGGGCACATCTTCCAGCTGGGCAACAAGTACAGCAAAGCGATGAAGTGCGAAGTGCTCGGCGAGAACGGTAAGCCGGTAACCCTGGAAATGGGTTGCTATGGCATCGGCGTGTCCCGCGTAGTAGCGGCGGCCATCGAGCAGAACAACGATGAGAAAGGCATCATCTGGAGCGACGCCCTCGCGCCATTCCAGATCGCCCTGGTGCCTCTGCGCTATGAGACCGAGCAGGTTCGCGAAGCTACCGACAAGCTGTATGCGGAACTGACCGCCGCCGGCTTCGAGGTACTGCTGGACGATCGCGACAAGAAAACCAGCCCGGGCATCAAGTTTGCGGACATGGAGCTGATCGGCATTCCTCACCGGATCGTGGTCAGTGACCGCGGCCTCGCCGACGGCAACCTGGAATACAAGAGCCGTACCGAGGCCGAGCCACAAGCGTTGCCGGTCGCTGACGTACTGTCGTTTCTCCAGGCTCGTATCCGCCGCTGACACCAGATAGAGAAGTCATGTTCAAGCGAAACACCTTAAACCTCGGTGGTGCCGCCCTGTGCGGCACCCTGTTGCTCAGCGGCTGCGCCAATCAGATGTCACAACGCAGCGAGCACGAGGAGCGCATCGAGCGCAAACTGCTCGATCACAGCCTGCAGATCGATGTCGGTGAGCCTAAGGTGCTTGAGCTGCCGCAACGCCGGGTACGGATTCACGAGCAGAAAACCTTCGAAGTCACCGAATACGACGTCACCCGCCGCTACGATCGCTACACGCCGTACCAACCCTGGCGCAAGGTCTACGAGATCCCGCTGGGCGCGGTGGCGTTGGTGGCTGGCGTCGGCGCGAACATCGTCAACGTGTTCGCCCTCGGTAATCTGCCAGACAGCATGACAAGGGACTGGATCAGCACTGGCATTGACGGGCTCAACCCGTTCATGAACGTACAGTCCCGCGGTCGCGCACAACAGAACCTGGCCGGCATCGATGAAGTCCAGCGTGATAAACGCATGGAATACTCAAGTCTGCCATGGAACGAGCGCCCGGTAGAGGTCAGGGCCGGCAAGCAGACCTTCGAGCTCACCACTGACCGCAACGGCGTGTTGCGCCTGAACCTGCTCGACAGCCCGTTCGCGGAGCAGGACCTGAATCATATCGGCAAGCTGCAGATCACTGTCGAAGATGCTCAGGACGACGTGCACACCGACTCGTCCCTGACAATCAGCAGCACCTTGCGCAGCAAGCTGCTGGAAGCTCATTCGCTGATTTACGACGACCTTGAAGACGACGAAGTGAGCCAGTGGGTGCACCGGGTCAAACGCCTGTCGGAGTTGGGTCTGGAAGAAGAAGCCAGCGAGCTGGAACAAAGCCTGATCGAACTGACCCGCAACGATCCCGAGTTGCAAAGCGAGTTTCTCAAGTCGTTGACCAAGGATGCCGGGCGATTGGTGGCGGATCCAGGCGCCAATTGATAGTTTGAAAAGATCGCAGCCTGCGGCAGCTACAGAATGCACACCTATCCCCAAGGAGCTGCCGCAGGCTGCGATCTTTTCAACGCTCAAACAGATCCAACTGCTCGAACCCGCCCCGCAGATCCTGCAAACGCACACCAATCCCCAATAATCGCACGGGTTTGCCACCCCGATTGAAAGCCTGTGCCAGCAACAGCTGATAGCTGCCAAGGTCTCGCCCCGCCCCGGCTTGCTCCAGCGTCGTCTGGGTAAAGTCATGAAACTTCACTTTGACGAACGGCTTTCCCGGACGGTAGCTGCTATCGATCCGCGCCATACGCCCGTTCAGGGTTTCCAGCAGCTCCGGCAGCTTATCCAGGCAACTGAGCAGATCCGGAAGGTCCACATCGTAGGTGTTTTCGACACTCACCGACTGCCGACGACTGTCGTTCTGCACCTGCCGATCATCGATCCCACGCGCCAGACCCCACAGACGCTCGCCAAAACTTCCAAA
It encodes:
- a CDS encoding MGMT family protein; the encoded protein is MRRTTLYLTLAQVPEGKVVSYGQLAELAGLGRAARWVGRTLSQLPGDTKLPWHRVLGAGGRLSLPVGSPSGDEQRARLHMEGVSILNNRVDIQRHGWRPVEHSG
- a CDS encoding AmpG family muropeptide MFS transporter; this translates as MPRKTWRAALAAYASPSTLVLLLLGFAAGLPYMLVFSTLSVWLREAGVARETIGYASLIGLAYAFKWVWSPLLDQWRLPLLGKLGRRRSWLVLAQILLILGLIGMGFCDPQKHLSWLIAIAVLVAFASATQDIAVDAYRLEIVDDTRQAALAASYMSGYRVAALLATAGALFIAEGFGSTGFNYKHSAWTGTYALFGLLMIPALVTTLLMREPPVPLRTQLSAGRYSFAHQLVSVFVLIVLLVSVPAMFTQLYNTDFASVITGAMSPMDLLLEDRAFLRALLYIILTSLCLSAMGRRGLAPVLTPVNDFVVRYRWQAFLLLGLIATYRMSDTVMGVMANVFYIDLGFTKDQIAGVSKIFGLIMTLIGAGMGGLLIVRFGILPILFIGGFASAATNLLFVMLADMGANLEMLIVTISLDNFSSGMATSAFVAYLSSLTNLKFSATQYALLSSIMLLLPRLIGGYSGVMVEKYGYHNFFIITTLLGVPTLLLIALHWFQENRREGPTPTPEPAQTATAAEES
- a CDS encoding proline--tRNA ligase, whose translation is MRTSQYLLATQKETPSDAVVISHQLMLRAGMIRKLASGLYTWLPMGLRVMRKVEAVVREEMNAAGSLEVLMPSTQPAELWQESGRWEEYGPELLRFKDRHGRDFCAGPTHEEVITDLMRNELSSYKQLPINLYQIQTKFRDEIRPRFGLMRGREFIMKDAYSFHADQASLQVTYDRMHQAYCNVFTRLGLKFRPVEADNGSIGGAGSHEFHVLAESGEDDIVFSNGSDYAANIEKAEAVPRETSRPAPAEELRLVDTPNAKTIAQLVEGFNLPIEKTIKTLVVHAEEAGKLIALIIRGDHELNEIKAANQPGVASPLVMASEAELRDAIGAGAGSLGPLNLPLPIIIDRSVELMSDFGIGANIDDKHYFGVNWERDLPVPTVADLRNVVAGDPSPDGKGTLEIKRGIEVGHIFQLGNKYSKAMKCEVLGENGKPVTLEMGCYGIGVSRVVAAAIEQNNDEKGIIWSDALAPFQIALVPLRYETEQVREATDKLYAELTAAGFEVLLDDRDKKTSPGIKFADMELIGIPHRIVVSDRGLADGNLEYKSRTEAEPQALPVADVLSFLQARIRR